A single window of Ferrimonas balearica DSM 9799 DNA harbors:
- the hemA gene encoding glutamyl-tRNA reductase, translating to MTLVAIGINHKTASVSLREKVAFGPDILTDALKSLADQTRTGEAVILSTCNRTELYTNQVECDRLIQWLSQFHNLSEAELRECIYLHTGQSAVQHLLRVSAGLDSLVLGEPQILGQIKQAFADAKRVGTIAHTLDRLFQHTFKVAKRIRTETEIGSSAVSVAFAAVNLARHIFDDLSRSRVLLVGAGETIELVARHLSEQGVTNMVVANRTLARAEGMAAEFGGRAVTLPQIPEHLAEADIVISSTASPLPILGKGMVENALKARRHQPMLLVDIAVPRDIESEVADLENAYLYTVDDLQGIVEKNMASRLEAAEQAELIAHEQSSEFMSWLRSLDSVATIRAFRSQSEAVKADALARAQERLASGADPEAVMLELANKLTNKLIHSPTQALSKAARSGDLDSLELLRAALGIDDN from the coding sequence ATGACGTTAGTTGCTATTGGAATCAATCACAAGACCGCCAGCGTCTCGTTGCGGGAAAAAGTGGCCTTTGGCCCGGACATCCTCACCGATGCCCTAAAGAGTCTTGCGGATCAGACCCGAACCGGAGAGGCGGTGATCCTCTCTACCTGCAACCGCACGGAGTTGTATACCAACCAGGTGGAATGTGACCGCCTGATCCAGTGGTTGAGTCAGTTCCATAACCTCAGTGAAGCTGAGCTGCGCGAGTGCATCTATTTGCACACGGGGCAGTCGGCTGTCCAGCATCTGCTGCGGGTCTCCGCCGGTCTGGACTCGCTGGTGTTGGGCGAACCCCAGATCCTCGGCCAGATTAAGCAGGCCTTTGCGGACGCCAAGCGCGTCGGCACCATCGCACATACCCTCGACCGCTTGTTCCAGCACACCTTTAAGGTGGCCAAGCGCATCCGTACCGAAACCGAGATCGGTTCCTCCGCCGTGTCCGTGGCCTTTGCCGCAGTGAACCTGGCCCGTCATATCTTTGATGACCTGTCCCGTTCCCGCGTGCTGCTGGTGGGCGCCGGTGAAACCATCGAACTGGTGGCTCGCCACCTGAGCGAACAGGGCGTAACCAATATGGTGGTGGCAAACCGTACCCTGGCTCGCGCGGAAGGTATGGCGGCCGAGTTCGGCGGTAGAGCGGTGACCCTGCCCCAGATCCCCGAGCACCTGGCGGAAGCCGATATCGTGATCTCCTCCACCGCGTCTCCGCTGCCGATCCTGGGCAAAGGGATGGTGGAGAACGCGCTGAAAGCTCGTCGCCACCAGCCCATGCTGCTGGTGGATATCGCCGTTCCTCGCGACATCGAGTCGGAAGTGGCCGATCTGGAGAACGCCTACCTCTACACCGTCGATGACCTGCAAGGCATCGTCGAGAAGAACATGGCGTCCCGTCTGGAAGCGGCCGAGCAGGCTGAGCTGATTGCCCATGAGCAATCCAGCGAGTTTATGAGCTGGCTGCGCAGCCTCGACTCCGTGGCCACCATTCGCGCCTTCCGTAGCCAGAGTGAAGCGGTGAAAGCCGATGCCCTGGCCCGGGCTCAGGAGCGACTGGCCTCCGGTGCGGACCCGGAAGCGGTGATGCTGGAGCTGGCCAATAAGCTGACCAATAAGCTGATCCACTCTCCCACCCAGGCTCTGTCCAAAGCGGCCCGCTCCGGTGATCTGGACAGCCTTGAGCTCTTGCGCGCTGCCCTCGGCATCGACGACAATTAA
- the lolB gene encoding lipoprotein insertase outer membrane protein LolB: protein MRGKLAVIQPDQRVSANLSWRHRDSSGQDDLRLATPLGNTVLVLNSRPGHAQVQYDGQTHQGQSADQLIERLTGWPLPLSQISRYLLGDTRGAESVEYGSDGEVSQLQLVHPQSGELWQLRYLGWQQLSGYKVPVQIELRRDDQRLKLALSHWQPEP, encoded by the coding sequence ATGCGCGGAAAACTGGCGGTGATCCAGCCGGATCAGCGGGTCTCCGCCAACCTGAGCTGGCGCCATCGCGACAGTTCCGGCCAGGATGATCTGCGCCTGGCCACGCCACTGGGCAACACGGTGCTGGTACTGAACAGTCGCCCGGGTCACGCCCAGGTACAATACGATGGTCAGACCCACCAGGGCCAGAGCGCCGACCAACTGATTGAACGTCTCACCGGTTGGCCCCTGCCCCTGAGCCAGATCAGCCGCTACCTGCTGGGCGACACCCGCGGGGCCGAATCCGTTGAGTATGGCAGCGATGGCGAAGTCTCCCAACTGCAGCTGGTGCATCCGCAAAGCGGCGAACTGTGGCAGTTGCGCTACCTCGGCTGGCAGCAGTTGTCCGGCTATAAAGTGCCGGTGCAGATCGAGTTGCGCCGGGACGATCAACGCTTAAAATTGGCCCTTTCCCACTGGCAACCGGAACCCTGA
- the ispE gene encoding 4-(cytidine 5'-diphospho)-2-C-methyl-D-erythritol kinase, producing the protein MSSSAAWPAPAKLNLCLHINGRRPDGYHELQTLFQFVDFADQLHFDITDDGVIALTPAIPGVAHDDNLIVRAARRLQAHTGTHKGARIHLDKRLPMGGGLGGGSSDAATTLVALNHLWNTGVDEDTLADLGLALGADVPVFVRGRAAMADGVGEKLRPVNVEEPWYLVVVPDVEVSTAEVFGHPDLTRDSAKITALETQPERWHNDCQKVVCEAYPQVAKALSWLVEYAPSKMTGTGSCVFGRFDQQQQAQAALEQLPAEWQGFVARGCNLSPLQAKLGQ; encoded by the coding sequence ATGTCCTCCAGCGCCGCCTGGCCAGCCCCGGCCAAACTGAATCTCTGCCTGCACATTAATGGTCGTCGTCCCGACGGCTATCACGAGCTGCAGACCCTGTTTCAATTTGTCGACTTTGCCGACCAGCTCCATTTCGACATCACCGACGACGGTGTGATTGCGCTGACGCCGGCCATTCCCGGTGTGGCCCACGATGACAACCTGATTGTCCGTGCCGCCCGCCGCCTGCAGGCCCACACCGGCACCCATAAAGGCGCACGCATCCATCTGGACAAACGCCTGCCGATGGGCGGGGGGCTAGGCGGGGGGTCCTCCGATGCAGCCACCACCCTGGTGGCGTTGAACCATCTGTGGAACACCGGTGTGGATGAAGACACCCTGGCGGATTTGGGCCTGGCCCTGGGCGCCGATGTGCCGGTGTTCGTGCGTGGCCGTGCTGCCATGGCCGACGGCGTTGGTGAAAAGTTGCGCCCGGTAAATGTTGAAGAGCCTTGGTACCTGGTGGTCGTACCAGATGTCGAAGTGAGCACAGCGGAAGTCTTTGGTCACCCGGACCTGACCCGCGACAGCGCCAAGATCACAGCATTGGAAACCCAGCCGGAACGCTGGCACAACGACTGCCAGAAGGTGGTGTGTGAAGCCTACCCCCAAGTTGCAAAGGCGCTGAGCTGGTTGGTAGAATACGCGCCGTCAAAAATGACCGGTACCGGCAGCTGTGTGTTTGGTCGATTCGACCAACAACAACAGGCGCAGGCCGCGCTCGAGCAACTCCCCGCCGAATGGCAGGGATTCGTTGCCCGGGGCTGCAACCTGTCGCCGCTGCAGGCTAAACTGGGTCAGTAA